The sequence below is a genomic window from Salinispira pacifica.
CCACCGCCCTGTACCGGGGCCGATTCAATACCGATGGGTATAGGCTGGAGAATCTGACGTTACTGTATGAGATGCAGAATGCGACCCCCAGCAATATCCACTACGGCAGCCGAATTGCTATGGATAATCGGGGAATGCTGTATGTGAGTACCGGTGACCGGGGCAGCTCCGGCCGGGCACAGGATGACGGTGACAGTGCCGGGGGAATTGTGCGTCTTGATCCCGTGGAGAACGACGGAAGCGGAAGAGACTGGACTCTTTACACTACCGGCAACAGAAATGTGCAGGGGATGGCCTGGGATCCCCGGAGAGAACTGCTCATCGCTCACGAACACGGTCCCAAAGGGGGCGATGAGATCAATATTATCCGGGAAGGCAGGAATTACGGCTGGCCTGAGGTGAGCTACGGGGTGAACTACGACGGCAGCCCTGTGAGCAGCCGCAGCAGCATGCCCGGAGTGGAGGAGCCGCTGCTTCACTGGACGCCTTCAATTGCTCCCAGTGGACTGGCGGTATACCCCTCAGACGGCGTATTTGCCATGCCCGGCGAACGGGGCTTCGACGGAGGATTATTTGCCGGTGCGCTTGCAGGAGCGCATCTGCGCTTTGTGAAGCTGCCCCGGAGCTGGGAAGATCGACGGTCGCTCTGGCCCATCAATGAAAATCCCGGCGCATTCCCCGGCTATGAAGAGGAGCAGCTGTTATCCGGGGAACTGGGCCGCATTCGGGATGTGCGGGTTGATGAGAACGGCTATATCTACCTGTTGACAGACGCAGATAACGGAGGGCTTTACCGTCTCATCCCCGCAGAATAACTGCAGGGACAATTTCATGTGGTGGCGAAGCCCTCACTAAGCATCGTTATGCCGGGAAAATCCGGCAGTCAAACGCTGAATGAGCAGCCTCCCATCCCCGGGAGTAGCTGCCGGCATGCTTCCCTGCCATACCGGAGCTTTTCCGCCCCCCCGTGCATTCATAGGTTCAAGAATATCCTTTTTGATACTGTCGAATTCAAGTGACGGATCCCGGCGGTCCATAAGGCACCAGAAAATCTTCGATTCCCCGTCCGCCGATTCGTCATGATCATATGCCCCCAGAACGGCGGTCTGAACCTCGAGTTTCTGCAGATATTTCACAGCGTCTCTCAAATCATTCATATCTCCTTCCTCAAGAAAGAGGGAGATTCCGGGGGCGCTGTGCAAATTGTCCGAACCATCCTCCTGGTCCGGGGTGCGGAAAAGAGCTTCATCGATTCTGCTCATCAGCTGACGGCGTTTCAGCACACCCAGCTCTTTTTTAAGACTGCTGATTTCATGCTGAAGCTCGGATACTCTCCCGGGGATTTCCTCCGGAGGACGGCTGAGCATGGTGCCGGTTTTGCCGCACACATCTTCCTTCATGCGGTAATCTTCAAGGGCTCTGTCTCCGATTTTCCAGTACAGCCGAACCCGGCCCCGGATTCTCTCGGTTTTCAGATGATGGATCAGCCGGATCTCTGCGCTGTTGCGCAGATGTACGCCCCCGCATCCCACCACATCCAGCAGCAGATCATCACTGTTGCCCGGTTCAAGACGGGCATCTTCCGAACCTTTCAGAATGGCAGGAAGTTCGGCATTCTCCGACGGGCTGAATCTGCCAATCTCCAGCACCCTGATCC
It includes:
- a CDS encoding PQQ-dependent sugar dehydrogenase — translated: MPDNAVLKTRLLRRIYAAAMLMLFLFTSFGLYAQPDAVGRTLPRSYSSASGVEFRVQELVRGLNRPWSLGLLPGENSSRGAGIDGFIALRPGELYYFTNLPPADASVSGGETEFHRVRGLPDIHVRRQGGLLDIFPDPDFHRNRFVYFSLSKPRGISGSATALYRGRFNTDGYRLENLTLLYEMQNATPSNIHYGSRIAMDNRGMLYVSTGDRGSSGRAQDDGDSAGGIVRLDPVENDGSGRDWTLYTTGNRNVQGMAWDPRRELLIAHEHGPKGGDEINIIREGRNYGWPEVSYGVNYDGSPVSSRSSMPGVEEPLLHWTPSIAPSGLAVYPSDGVFAMPGERGFDGGLFAGALAGAHLRFVKLPRSWEDRRSLWPINENPGAFPGYEEEQLLSGELGRIRDVRVDENGYIYLLTDADNGGLYRLIPAE
- a CDS encoding alanyl-tRNA editing protein, producing MSQNGSSLYHQQPYTRNIQTRIEAMHQLELDGLSRTAVVFRESQFYPRGGGQPGDRGSFEGYPVLDTLKGSDIPGFPGDPSSTVHVMELNGKLRPGDQGELSLDWKHRWDYMQQHSGQHLISAAFWLIGSYPTISVHQGSDYTTVEFQAGDIPDNDILRATELANRCILARLDIRSRQISEEELANLPLRRSLKVESRIRVLEIGRFSPSENAELPAILKGSEDARLEPGNSDDLLLDVVGCGGVHLRNSAEIRLIHHLKTERIRGRVRLYWKIGDRALEDYRMKEDVCGKTGTMLSRPPEEIPGRVSELQHEISSLKKELGVLKRRQLMSRIDEALFRTPDQEDGSDNLHSAPGISLFLEEGDMNDLRDAVKYLQKLEVQTAVLGAYDHDESADGESKIFWCLMDRRDPSLEFDSIKKDILEPMNARGGGKAPVWQGSMPAATPGDGRLLIQRLTAGFSRHNDA